The following are encoded together in the Tepidiforma bonchosmolovskayae genome:
- the urtA gene encoding urea ABC transporter substrate-binding protein: MTNDPRTNYWLRKRFGRRTIVKAGAALAVTPAIASIAAACGGDDDDAPATATGGSSGSGGSSGDTIKVGILHSLSGTMAVSEVAVKDADLMAIEEINASGGVLGKKLEPKVEDGASDWPTFAEKAKKLIQSDKVAVTFGCWTSASRKAVLPVFESNKALLYYPVQYEGLESSPYIFYTGATTNQQIVPSVEYLLEQGKKNFFLVGSDYVFPRTANKIIKAQLAASGGKVIAEEYTPLGHTEYATLIAKIKSSNADVIYNTLNGDSNVAFFKQLRDAGIKASDLTTMSVSIAEEEAAAIGGDVMEGHLVAWNYYQTVDTPENKKFVPAYQAFTEKSGKKRPTSDPVEAAYISVYLWAMAVKKAGTTDVEKVKEAMAGLEFAAPEGPVKVHPTNHHISKTVRIGKIRRDALIDEIWATKGPVEPDPYLETYPWGKEFAKEKKS, translated from the coding sequence ATGACCAACGACCCTCGAACCAACTACTGGCTCCGCAAACGGTTCGGCCGGCGGACCATCGTGAAGGCCGGCGCGGCGCTCGCCGTGACCCCGGCCATCGCCTCCATCGCCGCAGCCTGCGGCGGCGACGATGACGATGCGCCCGCCACCGCCACCGGCGGCTCCTCCGGCAGTGGCGGCTCCTCCGGCGACACCATCAAGGTCGGCATCCTGCACTCGCTCAGCGGCACCATGGCCGTGAGCGAAGTCGCCGTCAAAGATGCAGACCTCATGGCCATCGAGGAGATCAACGCCTCCGGCGGCGTTCTCGGCAAGAAGCTCGAGCCCAAGGTCGAAGACGGCGCCTCCGACTGGCCCACGTTCGCCGAGAAGGCGAAGAAACTCATCCAGAGCGATAAAGTCGCCGTCACGTTCGGCTGCTGGACCTCCGCCTCGCGCAAAGCCGTCCTGCCCGTCTTCGAATCGAACAAGGCCCTCCTCTACTACCCGGTCCAGTACGAGGGCCTCGAATCCTCCCCCTACATCTTCTACACCGGGGCCACCACCAACCAGCAGATCGTCCCCTCGGTCGAGTATCTCCTCGAGCAGGGGAAGAAAAACTTCTTCCTCGTCGGCTCCGACTACGTCTTCCCGCGGACCGCGAACAAGATTATCAAGGCGCAGCTCGCTGCGTCCGGCGGCAAGGTCATCGCCGAGGAGTACACCCCGCTCGGCCACACCGAGTACGCGACGCTCATCGCCAAGATCAAATCCTCCAACGCCGACGTCATCTACAACACCCTCAATGGCGACTCCAACGTCGCGTTCTTCAAGCAGCTCCGCGACGCGGGCATTAAAGCCTCTGACCTCACCACGATGTCCGTCTCCATCGCCGAAGAAGAGGCCGCAGCCATCGGTGGCGACGTCATGGAGGGCCACCTCGTCGCCTGGAACTACTACCAGACCGTAGACACGCCCGAAAACAAGAAGTTCGTCCCGGCCTACCAGGCGTTCACCGAAAAGTCTGGAAAGAAACGCCCCACCTCCGACCCGGTCGAGGCCGCCTACATCTCCGTCTATCTCTGGGCCATGGCCGTTAAAAAGGCCGGCACCACGGATGTCGAAAAGGTCAAGGAGGCCATGGCCGGCCTCGAATTCGCTGCACCTGAAGGGCCCGTCAAGGTCCACCCGACCAACCACCACATCTCCAAGACGGTCCGCATCGGGAAAATCCGCCGAGACGCCCTGATCGACGAAATCTGGGCGACCAAGGGCCCCGTCGAACCCGACCCCTACCTCGAAACCTACCCCTGGGGCAAAGAGTTCGCGAAAGAAAAGAAGTCCTGA
- a CDS encoding urease accessory protein UreD, whose amino-acid sequence MTSRARIALSRAAGRTRVVTAFAQAPQRWTVGAAADGWLTVYHQFVGDGYFPGERSITRCEVGPGACARIEGPGATPLRPGTASLAATKLRVAAGGALVYRPGPLLPHAGSSHAALLDATVAAGGCLAVLQLWTPGRTAHEPGRFDRLVLRTRLAVEDAVILEEQLDIRPPDWPAGDAVVLMAVALGPWPPAETAWWDDILGPADGAASPLSGCGAIVRALFPSLGAAARCVDVAVGRIAAAPQMKICSSPRKALETESKAH is encoded by the coding sequence ATGACATCCCGCGCCCGCATCGCGCTCTCCCGCGCTGCCGGTCGGACGCGCGTCGTCACCGCTTTCGCACAGGCCCCCCAGCGCTGGACCGTCGGGGCCGCCGCCGACGGCTGGCTCACCGTCTACCACCAGTTCGTCGGCGATGGCTACTTCCCCGGCGAACGGTCCATCACCCGCTGCGAGGTTGGGCCCGGCGCCTGCGCCCGTATCGAGGGGCCCGGCGCCACGCCGCTCCGCCCCGGGACGGCCTCGCTGGCCGCCACGAAGCTCCGGGTAGCGGCCGGCGGGGCGCTGGTGTACCGGCCCGGCCCCCTGCTGCCGCACGCCGGCTCCTCCCACGCCGCGCTCCTCGATGCGACGGTCGCCGCCGGGGGCTGCCTCGCCGTACTGCAGCTCTGGACGCCCGGACGCACCGCCCACGAGCCCGGACGCTTCGACCGCCTCGTCCTCCGCACGCGGCTCGCCGTCGAGGACGCAGTCATCCTCGAGGAGCAGCTCGACATCCGCCCGCCCGACTGGCCCGCGGGCGACGCCGTTGTGCTGATGGCAGTCGCACTTGGACCCTGGCCGCCCGCCGAAACAGCATGGTGGGATGACATTCTCGGCCCCGCCGACGGCGCCGCCTCCCCGCTGTCCGGCTGCGGGGCGATCGTCCGCGCGCTCTTCCCGTCGCTCGGCGCTGCGGCGCGCTGCGTCGACGTCGCGGTCGGCCGCATCGCTGCCGCCCCGCAGATGAAGATTTGTTCATCTCCTCGAAAAGCGCTGGAAACAGAGTCGAAAGCGCACTGA
- the urtB gene encoding urea ABC transporter permease subunit UrtB, which yields MDIWLQQLFNGISLGSILLLVAIGLAFSFGLMNVINMAHGEMIMIGAYCAYLAERTLGSGAIDYAFLLALPFAFAIAGLIGMGLEVTLIRRLYGRPLDTLLATWGVSLVLQQAARSIFGAPNVQVTTPPWLQGGIAVTGSFTMPYIRLFIIGMVLVAILLVWLYLVRTAAGRRTRATMQNREIAAALGVRTPRVDMLTFGLGSGLAGLAGCALALIGPIGPSLGTYYIVDSFLVVILGGIGQVVGTAIAAVAVGGANALLEFQLSASVAKVLVFVLVIAFLQWRPAGIIARRAAR from the coding sequence GTGGATATCTGGCTGCAGCAGCTCTTCAACGGCATCAGCCTTGGCTCCATCCTCCTGCTGGTCGCGATCGGCCTCGCCTTCTCGTTTGGGCTGATGAATGTCATCAACATGGCCCACGGCGAGATGATCATGATCGGCGCCTACTGCGCCTACCTCGCCGAACGCACCCTCGGGTCAGGCGCCATCGATTACGCGTTTCTCCTCGCCCTGCCGTTCGCGTTCGCCATCGCGGGCCTCATCGGCATGGGGCTCGAGGTCACCCTCATCCGTCGCCTCTACGGCCGGCCGCTCGACACGCTCCTTGCCACCTGGGGCGTCAGTCTGGTCCTCCAGCAGGCCGCCCGTTCGATCTTCGGCGCCCCGAACGTTCAGGTGACTACCCCGCCATGGCTCCAGGGCGGCATCGCTGTCACCGGCAGTTTCACCATGCCGTACATTCGCCTCTTCATCATCGGCATGGTGCTCGTCGCCATCCTCCTCGTCTGGCTCTACCTTGTGCGGACCGCTGCCGGCCGGCGCACCCGCGCCACCATGCAGAACCGCGAAATCGCCGCCGCGCTCGGCGTCCGCACCCCGCGCGTCGACATGCTCACCTTCGGGCTCGGCTCCGGCCTCGCCGGCCTCGCCGGCTGCGCCCTCGCCCTCATCGGCCCGATTGGGCCGTCCCTCGGCACCTACTACATCGTCGATTCCTTCCTGGTCGTCATCCTCGGCGGCATCGGCCAGGTCGTCGGCACGGCCATCGCGGCCGTCGCAGTCGGCGGCGCCAATGCCCTGCTCGAATTCCAGCTCAGCGCCTCCGTCGCGAAGGTGCTCGTCTTCGTCCTCGTCATCGCCTTCCTGCAGTGGCGCCCGGCCGGCATCATCGCCCGGCGGGCTGCCCGGTGA
- the urtE gene encoding urea ABC transporter ATP-binding subunit UrtE, with product MKLPAALPVLRGAAPPADTAGALLSVQQLSVAYGQSEVLHGVSVRVEPGQVVCVMGRNGAGKTTLLKGIIGILRARSGRVLFDGRDLTAEPAYSRAHAGIGYVPQGRGIFPQLSVLENLLIGLEPVGGRDDGQLEEVFTLFPVLKQMARRTAGVLSGGQQQQLAIGRALMGRPRLLLLDEPTEGIQPSIVEQIEGVIASLKGRLAVLLVEQFLDFALANAEYCYVLESGSVTMEGPPAVLDAQRLREALAI from the coding sequence ATGAAGCTGCCCGCCGCCCTTCCAGTCCTCCGCGGCGCCGCGCCTCCCGCCGATACCGCCGGCGCGCTCCTCTCCGTCCAGCAGCTTTCCGTCGCCTACGGGCAGAGCGAGGTTCTTCACGGGGTCTCCGTCCGCGTCGAACCCGGCCAGGTTGTCTGCGTCATGGGCCGCAACGGCGCCGGCAAGACCACCCTTCTGAAGGGCATCATCGGCATACTCCGCGCCCGCTCGGGCCGCGTCCTCTTCGATGGCCGCGACCTCACCGCCGAGCCCGCGTACAGCCGCGCACACGCCGGCATCGGCTACGTCCCCCAGGGGCGGGGCATCTTCCCCCAGCTCAGCGTCCTCGAAAACCTGCTCATCGGCCTGGAGCCCGTCGGCGGCCGGGACGACGGTCAGCTCGAGGAGGTCTTTACGCTCTTCCCCGTGCTCAAGCAGATGGCTCGCCGCACTGCCGGCGTCCTCTCCGGCGGCCAGCAGCAGCAGCTCGCCATCGGCCGGGCGCTCATGGGGCGGCCGCGGCTCCTCCTGCTCGACGAGCCAACCGAGGGGATCCAGCCCAGCATCGTCGAACAGATCGAGGGCGTCATCGCCTCGCTCAAAGGGAGGCTCGCCGTCCTCCTCGTCGAGCAGTTTCTCGACTTCGCCCTCGCAAATGCCGAGTACTGCTACGTTCTCGAAAGCGGTTCGGTCACCATGGAGGGCCCGCCCGCAGTCCTCGACGCGCAGCGGCTGCGTGAAGCGCTGGCTATCTAG
- the polA gene encoding DNA polymerase I, with protein sequence MPTGSDGKPRLVVLDSHGILYRAFFAFANSDRPLMTSKGELTFAVHGYAETLIRVLDQLRPTHICAAWDAGGRTFRHEASEAYKATRRPAPDELLRQMGRVREMLDAFGIPIYEVPGYEADDVAGTIATKAAALGIETYIATLDTDLVQLLGPNIKLFLFRPFQRDTVEYDEAKAAERWGFSPKYMVDFKALKGDASDNIQGIYGIGEKTAAELIRQFGPIEAIYENIELVRPALKQKLLEGKELAFRNKELVTIHTDLPIEFDLEQCRVGGFDRERIAALFRELEFRVLAQRLDDVLGTRTTAAAAAAEAAYRAVGSRAELEELAATLRAAGSFAAAGISTTGDSSHPLLLGLAFATRPGQAWYVPVGHAPRMDGETRQVKLDDVREVLGPVLADEGLEKTAYGVKYLLHMLDRNGMELAGGRFDVSIAAFLLGETSSSLNALVNERMGIELVSLQSLTGTGRNATALSQASIETVMPYACQQADFALRMREPLAAELRERGQWKLFAEMEMPLVEVLYRMEKVGVAVDLAVLREASRQLGEEAARVEREIYAIVGHEFNIGSPKQLSDVLFGELGLPKTRRTTQGYSTDQRALEGLRHLTPIIDLIFQYRELTKLKSTYADALPATVAEDGRIHTDFQQTVAATGRLSSINPNLQNIPVRTETGRAIRRAFVASYFDDPWLVGADYSQIELRILAHFSGDESLIRAFLEDQDIHRATAATVYGVDPSEVTREMRDTAKMVNFGIAYGMGEFGLASRTGMTRDEAERFIATYYQNYPGIARWQEETLRFTREHGYAETLFGRRRYLPAILSNNYQVRAAAEREAINMPIQGTAADIIKVAMIRVDQELRERGLRSRMILQIHDELIFECPAEEVEAVRELAARVMPASIELKVPLKVDLKQGRNWGEME encoded by the coding sequence GTGCCCACCGGAAGCGACGGGAAGCCACGGCTCGTGGTGCTGGATTCGCACGGGATCCTGTACCGGGCGTTCTTCGCGTTTGCGAATTCAGACCGGCCGCTGATGACCTCGAAGGGCGAGCTGACGTTCGCCGTCCACGGCTATGCCGAGACACTGATTCGCGTGCTGGACCAGCTCCGCCCGACGCACATCTGCGCGGCGTGGGATGCCGGCGGCAGGACGTTTCGGCACGAAGCGAGCGAGGCGTATAAGGCGACACGGCGCCCGGCCCCGGATGAGCTGCTCCGGCAGATGGGCCGGGTGCGGGAGATGCTTGATGCGTTCGGCATCCCGATTTACGAGGTGCCGGGCTACGAGGCGGACGATGTTGCGGGGACGATTGCGACGAAGGCCGCGGCGCTGGGGATCGAGACCTACATTGCGACGCTCGATACCGACCTCGTGCAGCTTCTCGGGCCGAACATCAAGCTGTTCCTGTTCCGGCCGTTCCAGCGGGACACCGTGGAGTACGACGAAGCTAAGGCGGCCGAGCGATGGGGCTTCAGCCCGAAGTACATGGTCGACTTCAAGGCGCTGAAGGGCGACGCCAGCGACAACATCCAGGGCATTTACGGGATTGGGGAGAAGACGGCTGCCGAGCTCATCCGGCAGTTCGGGCCGATCGAGGCGATTTACGAGAACATCGAGCTCGTCCGGCCGGCGCTCAAGCAGAAGCTGCTCGAGGGGAAGGAGCTCGCCTTTCGGAACAAGGAGCTGGTGACGATCCACACGGACCTGCCGATCGAGTTCGACCTCGAGCAGTGCAGGGTCGGGGGCTTCGACCGCGAGCGGATTGCGGCGCTCTTCCGGGAGCTGGAGTTCCGGGTGCTAGCGCAGCGGCTCGATGATGTGCTCGGGACGCGGACGACGGCAGCCGCGGCGGCCGCTGAGGCAGCCTACCGGGCAGTCGGGAGCCGGGCCGAACTGGAGGAGCTGGCGGCGACCCTGCGGGCTGCGGGGAGCTTCGCTGCGGCAGGCATCTCCACGACGGGCGACAGCAGCCACCCGCTCCTCCTCGGGCTGGCGTTCGCGACCCGCCCGGGGCAGGCGTGGTATGTGCCGGTCGGGCATGCACCGCGGATGGATGGCGAGACGCGGCAGGTGAAGCTCGATGATGTGCGGGAGGTGCTCGGGCCGGTCCTCGCGGACGAGGGACTGGAGAAGACGGCGTACGGCGTCAAGTACCTGCTGCACATGCTCGACCGGAACGGGATGGAACTCGCGGGCGGGCGGTTCGATGTCAGCATTGCAGCGTTCCTGCTCGGGGAGACGTCGTCGTCGCTGAACGCGCTTGTCAATGAGCGGATGGGCATTGAGCTGGTTTCGCTGCAATCGCTGACCGGGACCGGGCGGAATGCGACAGCGCTGTCGCAGGCGAGCATCGAGACGGTGATGCCGTACGCGTGCCAGCAGGCGGATTTCGCGCTGCGGATGCGTGAGCCGCTGGCCGCGGAGCTCCGCGAGCGGGGTCAGTGGAAGCTGTTCGCCGAGATGGAGATGCCGCTCGTCGAGGTGCTCTACCGGATGGAGAAGGTGGGCGTGGCGGTCGACCTTGCGGTGCTGCGGGAGGCCTCGCGGCAGCTGGGCGAGGAGGCGGCCCGGGTGGAGCGGGAGATTTACGCGATCGTCGGGCACGAGTTCAACATCGGGAGCCCGAAGCAGCTGAGCGACGTGCTCTTCGGCGAGCTGGGCCTGCCGAAAACGCGGAGGACGACCCAGGGCTACAGCACGGACCAGCGGGCGCTCGAGGGGCTTCGGCACCTGACGCCGATCATCGACCTGATCTTCCAGTACCGGGAGCTGACGAAGCTGAAGTCGACCTACGCCGACGCCCTGCCGGCGACCGTGGCGGAGGACGGGCGGATACATACGGATTTCCAGCAGACCGTTGCGGCCACGGGGCGGCTGAGCAGCATCAACCCGAACCTGCAGAACATCCCGGTGCGGACCGAGACGGGCCGTGCCATCCGGAGGGCGTTCGTCGCCTCGTACTTCGATGACCCGTGGCTGGTGGGCGCGGACTACTCGCAGATCGAGCTGCGGATCCTGGCCCATTTTTCGGGCGACGAGAGCCTGATCCGGGCGTTCCTGGAGGACCAGGACATCCACCGGGCGACGGCGGCGACGGTGTACGGCGTCGACCCCTCCGAAGTGACGCGGGAGATGCGCGACACGGCGAAAATGGTGAACTTCGGCATCGCCTACGGTATGGGCGAATTCGGGCTGGCCAGCCGGACCGGCATGACCAGGGACGAGGCGGAGCGGTTCATCGCAACGTACTACCAGAACTACCCGGGCATCGCGCGGTGGCAGGAGGAGACGCTCCGGTTTACGCGGGAGCACGGGTACGCGGAGACGCTCTTCGGGCGGCGGCGGTACCTGCCGGCGATCCTGAGCAACAACTACCAGGTGCGGGCAGCCGCCGAACGGGAAGCGATCAACATGCCGATCCAGGGGACGGCCGCCGACATCATCAAGGTGGCGATGATCCGCGTGGACCAGGAGCTGCGGGAGCGAGGGCTCCGGAGCCGGATGATCCTGCAAATCCACGACGAGCTGATTTTCGAGTGCCCGGCCGAAGAGGTGGAGGCAGTGCGGGAGCTGGCGGCGCGGGTGATGCCGGCAAGCATCGAGCTGAAGGTGCCGCTCAAGGTGGACCTGAAGCAGGGCCGCAACTGGGGCGAGATGGAGTAG
- a CDS encoding dienelactone hydrolase family protein, protein MADTGAYDGMLAEVTKIPGYGGHWISVYFVRPLGPGPFPGVVWLHHMPGWDEWTKEAARKLAYHGFMVAAPDLYCRAGTGAPEDVAAKVRAEGGVPDDQVVGDAAACRDFLRALPQSNGRVGVTGTCSGGRHAYLAACRERFDACVDLWGGGVVMRPEDLTEKRPVAPIDYTKDLSCPLLGLFGEEDRAPSPEQVRQHEEELKKYGKTYEFHMYAGAGHGFFYHDRPAAYRAEAAVDGWRKVLDFFHRHLG, encoded by the coding sequence ATGGCTGATACTGGCGCGTACGACGGCATGCTCGCCGAGGTGACGAAGATCCCCGGGTACGGCGGGCACTGGATTTCGGTGTACTTCGTGCGGCCGCTGGGGCCCGGGCCGTTCCCGGGGGTGGTCTGGCTCCACCACATGCCGGGCTGGGACGAATGGACCAAGGAGGCGGCGCGGAAGCTCGCCTACCACGGGTTCATGGTTGCGGCGCCGGACCTGTACTGCCGGGCGGGGACAGGCGCCCCTGAAGACGTCGCGGCGAAGGTGCGGGCCGAGGGCGGGGTGCCTGACGACCAGGTGGTGGGCGATGCCGCGGCCTGTCGGGACTTCCTCCGGGCGCTGCCGCAATCGAATGGCAGGGTGGGCGTCACGGGCACCTGCTCCGGCGGGCGGCATGCGTACCTGGCGGCCTGCCGGGAGCGGTTCGATGCCTGCGTCGACCTCTGGGGCGGCGGCGTGGTGATGCGGCCGGAGGACCTGACGGAGAAGCGGCCGGTTGCGCCGATTGACTACACGAAGGACCTCTCGTGTCCGCTCTTGGGGCTCTTCGGCGAGGAGGACCGGGCGCCTTCGCCGGAGCAGGTGCGACAGCACGAGGAGGAGCTGAAGAAGTACGGGAAGACGTACGAGTTCCACATGTACGCCGGGGCCGGGCACGGGTTTTTCTACCACGACCGGCCGGCGGCCTACCGCGCCGAGGCGGCGGTCGACGGCTGGCGGAAGGTGCTCGATTTCTTCCACCGCCACCTGGGCTGA
- the urtC gene encoding urea ABC transporter permease subunit UrtC, whose protein sequence is MAASASLARPRTRPALGAAVGVIRPLLPVVIIGIILFLAPAFLSDFRQNLLAKFLCLAILAVGIDLMWGYTGMLSLGHGVWFGLGGYAMGMYLKLEDADGRLPDFMNWSGLIAVPWFWKPFEHPWFALPAAVIGPGILAFLVGYLVFRSRVKGAYFSIITQALALILSIFFVGQQQYTGGTNGLTNFSTLFGFSLADRSTQDVLYFLTVAVLVLTMLFATWLTRAPLGSLLVAIRDDEDRVRFSGHNVTLVKAGVFAVSAALAGIAGALYVPQVGIISPANMGIVPSIEFVLLVAVGGRGTITGAVIGAILVSWARSTLSENYPDTWLYFFGALFIGAVLLFPAGIVGTWRALLRRRPAPLRWPRSPAAARLDPRGAAHE, encoded by the coding sequence ATGGCTGCATCCGCATCCCTGGCCCGCCCGCGCACCCGCCCCGCCCTCGGCGCCGCAGTCGGCGTGATCCGGCCGCTCCTCCCGGTCGTCATCATCGGGATCATCCTCTTCCTCGCTCCGGCCTTCCTCTCCGATTTCCGCCAGAACCTCCTCGCCAAGTTTCTCTGCCTCGCGATCCTCGCCGTCGGCATCGACCTCATGTGGGGCTACACCGGCATGCTCAGCCTCGGCCACGGCGTCTGGTTCGGCCTCGGCGGCTATGCCATGGGCATGTACCTCAAGCTCGAAGATGCTGACGGCCGCCTTCCGGACTTCATGAACTGGAGTGGCCTCATCGCCGTCCCCTGGTTCTGGAAGCCGTTCGAACATCCGTGGTTCGCGCTCCCGGCGGCGGTCATCGGCCCCGGCATCCTCGCCTTCCTGGTTGGCTACCTCGTCTTCCGCTCCAGGGTCAAAGGCGCCTACTTCTCCATCATCACCCAGGCGCTCGCCCTCATCCTTTCCATCTTTTTCGTCGGCCAGCAGCAGTACACCGGCGGCACCAACGGCCTCACCAACTTCAGCACCCTCTTCGGCTTCTCCCTCGCCGACCGCTCAACCCAGGATGTCCTCTACTTCCTGACAGTCGCCGTCCTGGTCCTGACCATGCTGTTCGCGACCTGGCTCACCCGGGCGCCGCTCGGCAGCCTCCTCGTCGCCATCCGCGACGACGAAGACCGCGTCCGCTTCTCCGGCCACAACGTCACGCTCGTCAAGGCGGGTGTCTTCGCTGTCTCGGCGGCGCTGGCCGGCATCGCCGGAGCGCTCTACGTGCCCCAGGTCGGCATCATCTCGCCCGCCAACATGGGCATCGTGCCCTCCATTGAGTTCGTCCTCCTTGTCGCGGTCGGCGGACGGGGCACCATAACCGGTGCGGTCATTGGTGCGATTCTCGTCAGCTGGGCGCGCAGCACACTCAGCGAGAACTACCCCGATACCTGGCTCTACTTCTTCGGCGCCCTCTTCATCGGGGCAGTCCTCCTCTTCCCGGCCGGCATCGTCGGAACCTGGCGCGCCCTCCTGCGCCGTCGCCCTGCCCCTCTCCGCTGGCCGCGAAGCCCGGCCGCCGCACGCCTCGACCCCAGGGGAGCCGCACATGAGTGA
- a CDS encoding acyl-CoA dehydrogenase family protein, with protein sequence MDFRLTPEQRAFQAEVIDFIEHGLPPGWDQEFESLEDRLAVERDIMKRLAAKRWLALPWPKEYGGLGASPMQQMLFNEQMAYHGVPGTVNMGVAWVGPVVMLYGTEEQKARFLTRIADGTDLWCTLYSEPGAGSDLAAMQTRAVRDGDDYIINGQKIWTTFGHYADWGWLAARTDPNAPKHKGISTFAVKMDSPGITVRPLVNMAGTHEFNEVYFEDVRVPASNLVGEENRGWYNVAVGLDFERSSIGATSNARRTVDDLVALLKERRGRTPDPIRHRMAEHAIGVQILRNLAYYIASQQEKTGIAPTREAQMAKLFGAELQQRIAATAVQIFGMGGQAARPGSRALRYQYLYLRSVANTIEGGTSEIQRTVIATRGLGLPRE encoded by the coding sequence ATGGATTTCCGCCTCACCCCCGAACAGCGCGCCTTCCAGGCCGAGGTTATCGACTTCATCGAGCACGGCCTGCCCCCCGGCTGGGACCAGGAGTTCGAATCCCTCGAAGACCGCCTCGCCGTCGAACGCGACATCATGAAGCGCCTGGCCGCAAAACGCTGGCTTGCCCTTCCCTGGCCGAAGGAGTACGGCGGCCTCGGCGCCTCGCCCATGCAGCAGATGCTCTTCAACGAGCAGATGGCCTACCACGGCGTCCCCGGCACCGTGAACATGGGGGTCGCCTGGGTCGGGCCCGTCGTCATGCTCTACGGCACTGAAGAGCAGAAGGCTCGCTTCCTCACGCGCATCGCCGACGGCACCGACCTCTGGTGCACCCTCTACTCCGAACCCGGCGCCGGCTCCGACCTCGCTGCGATGCAGACCCGCGCCGTCCGCGACGGCGACGACTACATCATCAACGGCCAGAAGATCTGGACCACCTTCGGCCACTACGCCGACTGGGGCTGGCTCGCCGCCCGCACCGACCCCAACGCCCCCAAGCACAAGGGCATCTCCACCTTCGCCGTCAAGATGGACAGCCCCGGCATCACCGTCCGGCCCCTGGTCAACATGGCCGGCACCCACGAGTTCAACGAGGTCTACTTCGAGGACGTCCGCGTCCCCGCCAGCAACCTCGTCGGCGAAGAAAACCGCGGCTGGTACAACGTCGCCGTCGGCCTCGATTTCGAACGCTCCTCTATCGGCGCAACTTCCAATGCCCGCCGCACCGTCGATGACCTCGTGGCCCTCCTCAAAGAGCGCCGCGGCCGGACGCCCGACCCCATCCGCCACCGCATGGCCGAGCACGCCATCGGCGTCCAGATCCTGCGCAACCTGGCCTACTACATCGCCTCCCAGCAGGAGAAGACCGGCATCGCGCCCACGCGCGAAGCTCAGATGGCGAAACTCTTCGGCGCCGAACTCCAGCAGCGCATCGCCGCCACCGCCGTGCAAATCTTCGGGATGGGAGGGCAGGCTGCCCGTCCCGGCTCGCGCGCCCTCCGCTACCAGTACCTCTACCTCCGCAGCGTCGCCAACACGATCGAAGGCGGCACCTCCGAGATCCAGCGCACCGTCATCGCAACCCGCGGCCTGGGGCTCCCGCGCGAATGA
- a CDS encoding ABC transporter ATP-binding protein: protein MSDAILKIEQLCVSFDGFPVLDNLDLVVARGELRFLIGPNGAGKTTLMDVISGKVRARSGRVLFDPTVPASGDPYPPSVEIHGEIRFEGLELSRMREDAIVRAGIARKFQTPSVFNSLSVAENVAVAASYRDRFFRQLMPPSAGRRERVRDALAQVGLLERAGVHAGALSHGERQWLEIAMLLVQSPRIMLLDEPIAGMTKQERERTGELLHRLAGAHTIIITEHDMDFVRQYARTVTVLHMGQVLREGPIDEIQQDPVVREVYLGRQKVHAGDAA from the coding sequence ATGAGTGACGCCATCCTCAAAATCGAACAGCTCTGCGTCAGCTTCGACGGGTTCCCCGTCCTCGATAACCTCGACCTCGTCGTTGCCCGGGGCGAACTGCGGTTCCTCATCGGCCCGAACGGCGCCGGCAAAACCACGCTGATGGACGTCATCTCCGGCAAGGTCCGCGCCCGCTCTGGCCGCGTCCTCTTCGACCCGACCGTCCCCGCATCCGGCGACCCCTATCCCCCATCCGTCGAAATCCACGGCGAAATCCGCTTCGAAGGGCTCGAACTCAGCCGCATGCGCGAAGACGCCATCGTCCGGGCCGGCATCGCCCGCAAGTTCCAGACGCCCTCCGTGTTCAACTCACTCTCGGTCGCCGAAAACGTCGCCGTCGCCGCAAGCTACCGCGACCGGTTCTTCCGCCAGCTCATGCCGCCGTCGGCAGGCCGCCGCGAACGCGTCCGCGACGCCTTGGCGCAGGTCGGCCTCCTCGAGCGCGCCGGTGTGCACGCCGGGGCCCTCTCCCACGGCGAGCGCCAGTGGCTCGAAATCGCCATGCTGCTCGTCCAGTCGCCCCGCATCATGCTCCTCGACGAGCCCATCGCCGGCATGACGAAACAGGAGCGGGAACGCACCGGCGAGCTCCTGCACCGGCTCGCCGGCGCCCACACCATCATCATCACGGAGCACGACATGGACTTCGTCCGCCAGTACGCCCGGACCGTCACTGTGCTGCACATGGGACAGGTCCTGCGCGAAGGCCCCATCGACGAGATCCAGCAGGACCCCGTCGTCCGCGAGGTGTACCTCGGCCGCCAGAAGGTCCACGCAGGAGACGCTGCATGA
- a CDS encoding DUF6295 family protein — MCTNILIHARLEGAGFGRKGWFPVTRANVTYDHPLHLDLEHAVTVDFVDEAGGLDARIGVELTVASARELAEALLAACAEAEAYETGAAQPR, encoded by the coding sequence ATGTGCACGAACATTCTCATCCATGCGCGGCTGGAGGGTGCCGGGTTCGGCCGGAAGGGATGGTTCCCGGTCACGCGGGCGAACGTGACCTACGACCATCCCCTGCACCTGGACCTCGAGCACGCAGTCACGGTCGATTTCGTCGACGAGGCGGGCGGGCTGGACGCCCGCATTGGGGTGGAGCTCACGGTGGCATCGGCGCGGGAGCTGGCCGAAGCGCTGCTGGCCGCGTGCGCCGAGGCGGAGGCCTACGAAACCGGGGCGGCGCAGCCTAGATAG